The sequence CCAACGCACGTGAAGCTCCACGAGTATCAAGCCAAAGAACTGTTTGCTGCCGCGGGGATTCCGGTGCCGCGGGGCGCGGTGGCCGCCACCGCGGACGAGGCCGCGCGCGCGTATGAGACGCTGCGAGGCCCCTGCCTCGTCAAAGCGCAACTGCACGCCGGCGGGCGCGGCAAGGCCGGCGGCATTCTCTCCGCCGCCACCGCCCAGGAGGCGCGCACCGCCGCCGCCTCGCTGCTGGGCACGCGCCTCGTCACCGCCCAAACACCGCCGGAGGGGCTGCCCGTCTCATCGGTGCTGCTCACCGAGCGCCTCGAGGCCGCGACGGAACTGTACCTGGCCATCACCCTGGATCGGTTCCGCGCCACGCCCTTGATCTTGGCGAGCCGGCAGGGCGGAGTGGACATCGAAGCGGTGGCCAAGACCACCCCTGAG is a genomic window of Gemmatimonadales bacterium containing:
- a CDS encoding acetate--CoA ligase family protein — encoded protein: MKLHEYQAKELFAAAGIPVPRGAVAATADEAARAYETLRGPCLVKAQLHAGGRGKAGGILSAATAQEARTAAASLLGTRLVTAQTPPEGLPVSSVLLTERLEAATELYLAITLDRFRATPLILASRQGGVDIEAVAKTTPE